The proteins below come from a single Brevundimonas sp. LM2 genomic window:
- a CDS encoding aldehyde dehydrogenase family protein: MTDTLDLSHWINGEKVNADRTGESHNPSNTNELVARTPKGGAHEVDAAVAAAKAAFPAWSDASPEVRSDILDRASNILMDRKEAVGRLLSREEGKTLAEGIGETARAARILKYFAGEALRIHGQNLASTRPGVEIQTYRQAVGVFGLITPWNFPIAIPAWKIAPAIAFGNTVVIKPAGPTPATAEALIAILHEAGLPKGVVNMVIGDGDVGRAIVAHRDVEGISFTGSQTVGHGVGKGAMERQARVQLEMGGKNPLIVLDDADLDRAVAIALDGSFFATGQRCTASSRLIVQDGIHDRFVQALGEKVRALKVGDALDPSTQMGPAVSESQMETSYKYIDIARAAGGRIVTGGERLNLENPGWYVQPTLIADTDANAQINNEEVFGPVASTIRVKDYEEALAIANGVEFGLSAGIATTSLKYARDFQRRSKAGMVMVNLATAGVDYHVGFGGSKKSSYGAREQGYTAAEFFTQHKTAYSWS, from the coding sequence ATGACCGATACGCTGGACCTGTCCCACTGGATCAACGGCGAGAAGGTGAACGCCGATCGAACGGGCGAAAGTCACAATCCCTCCAACACGAACGAACTGGTGGCGCGCACGCCCAAGGGCGGCGCGCACGAAGTCGACGCCGCCGTCGCCGCGGCCAAGGCGGCATTCCCGGCCTGGTCGGACGCCAGCCCCGAGGTCCGCTCCGACATCCTGGACCGCGCATCCAACATCCTGATGGACCGCAAGGAGGCCGTCGGTCGGCTGCTGTCGCGCGAGGAAGGCAAGACCCTGGCCGAGGGCATCGGCGAGACGGCGCGCGCCGCCCGCATCCTGAAATATTTCGCCGGGGAGGCGCTTCGCATCCACGGCCAGAACCTGGCGTCGACGCGTCCGGGCGTGGAGATCCAGACGTATCGCCAGGCCGTCGGCGTGTTCGGCCTGATCACGCCCTGGAACTTCCCCATCGCCATCCCGGCCTGGAAGATCGCTCCCGCCATCGCCTTCGGCAATACGGTCGTGATCAAGCCGGCCGGCCCGACCCCGGCCACGGCCGAGGCCCTGATCGCCATCCTGCACGAGGCCGGCCTGCCCAAGGGCGTGGTCAACATGGTGATCGGTGACGGCGACGTCGGCCGCGCCATCGTCGCCCACCGCGACGTCGAGGGCATCAGCTTCACCGGCTCCCAGACCGTGGGTCACGGCGTCGGCAAGGGGGCCATGGAGCGCCAGGCCCGGGTGCAGCTGGAGATGGGCGGCAAGAACCCGCTGATCGTGCTGGACGACGCCGACCTGGACCGCGCCGTAGCCATCGCCTTGGACGGATCCTTCTTCGCCACCGGCCAGCGCTGCACCGCCTCCAGCCGTCTGATCGTTCAGGACGGCATTCACGACCGCTTCGTCCAGGCCCTGGGCGAGAAGGTGCGCGCGCTGAAGGTCGGCGACGCCCTTGATCCGTCGACCCAGATGGGTCCGGCGGTCAGCGAGAGCCAGATGGAGACCAGCTACAAATACATCGACATCGCCCGCGCGGCCGGCGGCCGGATCGTCACCGGCGGCGAGCGGCTGAACCTTGAGAATCCCGGCTGGTACGTCCAGCCGACCCTGATCGCCGACACCGACGCCAACGCCCAGATCAACAACGAAGAAGTCTTCGGCCCGGTCGCCTCGACCATTCGGGTCAAGGACTATGAGGAGGCCCTGGCCATCGCCAATGGGGTCGAGTTCGGCCTGTCGGCGGGCATCGCCACGACCTCGCTTAAATACGCCCGCGATTTCCAGCGCCGGTCCAAGGCCGGCATGGTCATGGTCAACCTGGCCACCGCCGGCGTCGACTATCACGTCGGCTTCGGTGGATCGAAGAAGTCGAGCTATGGGGCGCGCGAGCAGGGCTATACGGCGGCCGAGTTCTTCACCCAGCACAAGACCGCCTACAGCTGGAGCTGA
- a CDS encoding glycoside hydrolase family 43 protein, with protein MISTPVRLALTTVLALAAGSPVLAQTAPARFESFTYAGADPATSSPLATGSYRNPILTGFYPDPSVTRVGEDYYLVTSTFSYFPGIPVFHSRDLVNWTQIGNAIDRPDQLDFAALGLSRGVFAPTIEHHDGTFYILNTCVDCGDNFLITATDPGGPWSDPVWLPDLVGGIDPSLFVDQEGQAWILNNGPPEGEPLYEGHRAIWIQRYDLERKATLGARKVLVNGGVDISTKPIWIEGPHLTFRNGWYYLTCAEGGTAEGHSQVALRSRSPDGPFEAFEGNPILTQRGLPADRPDPITSAGHADLVQTPDGDWWATFLAVRPYGPDQYNTGRETFLLPVDWSGEWPIITVPDQVIPWQAPRPALPETPAPAVPTSGPFTVVDAFDGPALPPYWMMMRNPRETWYDLTSTPGALSLSPRPVDLGDNGNPSFLGRRQQHQSATAETKLVWTPTKDGDRAGLVALQSDEWWYFLSVGQEDGDLVIQLRRRAGPGEAADGVVLASAPLADPSAATRLKVTARRDRYDFAYAAETGDWTDLATDVDGTILSTRTAGGFVGVVFGPHVRSGH; from the coding sequence ATGATCAGCACACCTGTCCGTCTCGCGCTCACGACCGTCCTGGCCCTGGCCGCCGGAAGCCCGGTCCTCGCCCAGACCGCGCCGGCGCGGTTTGAGTCGTTCACCTATGCCGGGGCCGATCCCGCGACCTCGTCTCCTTTGGCGACCGGGTCCTATCGCAACCCGATCCTGACCGGCTTCTATCCCGACCCCTCGGTCACCCGGGTGGGCGAGGACTACTATCTGGTCACCTCGACCTTCAGCTATTTCCCGGGCATCCCGGTCTTCCACAGCCGCGACCTGGTCAACTGGACCCAGATCGGCAATGCGATCGACCGGCCGGACCAGTTGGATTTCGCCGCCCTGGGCCTGTCGCGCGGCGTGTTCGCCCCGACGATCGAGCATCATGACGGGACGTTCTACATCCTCAACACCTGCGTGGATTGCGGAGACAACTTCCTCATCACGGCGACCGACCCGGGCGGTCCGTGGAGCGACCCGGTGTGGCTGCCGGATCTGGTGGGCGGCATCGATCCCTCCCTGTTCGTCGACCAGGAAGGACAGGCCTGGATCCTGAACAACGGCCCGCCGGAGGGGGAGCCCCTCTACGAAGGCCATCGCGCCATCTGGATCCAGCGCTACGATCTGGAGCGCAAGGCCACCTTGGGGGCCCGCAAGGTGCTGGTGAACGGCGGCGTCGACATCAGCACCAAGCCGATCTGGATCGAGGGACCGCACCTGACCTTCCGCAACGGCTGGTACTATCTGACCTGCGCCGAGGGCGGCACGGCCGAGGGCCATTCCCAGGTCGCCCTGCGCTCGCGCTCGCCCGACGGTCCGTTCGAGGCGTTCGAGGGCAACCCGATCCTGACCCAGCGCGGCCTGCCCGCCGACCGCCCCGATCCGATCACCTCGGCCGGTCACGCCGACCTGGTCCAGACTCCTGACGGCGACTGGTGGGCCACCTTCCTGGCCGTGCGCCCTTATGGTCCGGACCAGTACAACACCGGCCGCGAGACCTTCCTTCTGCCCGTCGACTGGTCCGGCGAATGGCCGATCATCACCGTGCCGGACCAGGTGATCCCGTGGCAGGCCCCCCGCCCGGCCCTGCCGGAGACCCCGGCCCCCGCCGTGCCCACCAGCGGCCCGTTCACGGTGGTCGACGCCTTCGACGGCCCCGCCCTGCCGCCTTATTGGATGATGATGCGCAACCCGCGCGAGACCTGGTACGACCTGACCTCGACACCCGGCGCGCTGAGCCTGTCGCCCCGCCCGGTCGACCTCGGCGACAACGGCAATCCCTCGTTCCTCGGCCGTCGTCAGCAGCACCAGTCCGCCACCGCCGAGACGAAGCTGGTTTGGACCCCGACGAAGGACGGCGACCGCGCCGGCCTAGTCGCCCTGCAGAGCGACGAGTGGTGGTATTTCCTTTCGGTCGGCCAGGAAGACGGCGACCTGGTCATCCAGCTGCGCCGCCGGGCCGGCCCCGGAGAAGCGGCCGACGGCGTGGTGCTGGCCAGCGCGCCCCTGGCGGACCCGTCGGCCGCGACCCGCCTGAAGGTCACGGCCCGACGGGACCGCTACGACTTCGCCTATGCGGCCGAGACCGGCGACTGGACCGACCTGGCCACCGACGTGGACGGCACGATCCTGAGCACCCGCACGGCCGGCGGCTTCGTCGGCGTGGTGTTCGGCCCCCACGTCCGGTCAGGACACTAG
- a CDS encoding cation:proton antiporter, whose amino-acid sequence MTTTEVFLIALLLIFSVPYLLWRGLRTDYYAPLVVVQIICGILLGPGILGAVFPAYYAFVFNPQVISALNGIAWWAVMIFVWIAGLELDLKQAWARRGETGVTAGLALAVPLAFGAVAAVLMLRWPGWAGPNGQPWQVVLGIGMACAVTALPILVLFLEKLDVLRQPLGQRVLRYASLDDIAIWGVLALILLDWERVGRQASFLVGFAVATWAIRALMKRLPERDRWYVALIWLAACGFAADWAGLHYMVGAFLSGAVLDGEWFDRKRMDLFRDHVLLAIMPVFFLSTGLRTQWGVGGVAVLGAAALLLVASVAGKLAGVGLAGRILKWEKGEASIIGWLLQTKALIMIIFANILLDRQIITNETFTALLLMAVGSTMLTIPMVTPKLRQLVGLSKKAG is encoded by the coding sequence ATGACCACGACCGAGGTCTTTCTGATCGCCCTGCTGCTGATCTTCAGCGTGCCCTATCTGCTGTGGCGTGGGCTGCGGACCGACTATTACGCGCCTCTGGTGGTGGTGCAGATCATCTGCGGCATCCTGCTCGGACCCGGCATCCTGGGGGCGGTGTTTCCGGCCTATTACGCCTTCGTCTTCAATCCGCAGGTCATCTCGGCCCTGAATGGGATCGCCTGGTGGGCGGTGATGATCTTCGTCTGGATCGCCGGGCTGGAGCTGGACCTGAAACAGGCCTGGGCCCGGCGCGGGGAGACCGGGGTGACGGCGGGCCTGGCCCTGGCCGTGCCCCTGGCCTTCGGGGCGGTGGCGGCGGTGCTGATGCTGCGGTGGCCCGGCTGGGCGGGCCCGAACGGGCAGCCCTGGCAGGTGGTGTTGGGAATCGGAATGGCCTGCGCGGTTACCGCCCTGCCCATCCTGGTGCTGTTTCTCGAGAAACTGGACGTGCTGCGCCAGCCGCTGGGACAGCGGGTGCTGCGCTATGCCAGCCTGGACGACATCGCCATCTGGGGCGTGCTGGCCCTGATCCTGCTCGACTGGGAGCGGGTGGGGCGTCAGGCGAGCTTCCTGGTCGGGTTCGCGGTGGCGACCTGGGCCATCCGGGCCCTGATGAAGCGGCTGCCGGAGCGGGATCGCTGGTACGTCGCCCTGATCTGGCTGGCCGCCTGTGGCTTCGCGGCCGACTGGGCCGGGCTGCACTATATGGTCGGGGCCTTCCTGTCGGGGGCGGTGCTGGACGGCGAGTGGTTCGACCGCAAGCGCATGGACCTGTTCCGCGACCATGTCCTGCTGGCCATCATGCCGGTCTTCTTCCTGTCGACGGGCCTGCGGACCCAGTGGGGCGTCGGCGGGGTGGCGGTGCTCGGAGCCGCGGCCCTGCTGCTGGTCGCCTCGGTGGCGGGCAAGCTGGCCGGGGTCGGCCTGGCCGGTCGGATCCTGAAATGGGAAAAGGGCGAGGCCTCGATCATCGGCTGGCTGCTGCAGACCAAGGCCCTGATCATGATCATCTTCGCCAACATCCTGCTGGACCGGCAGATCATCACCAATGAGACCTTCACCGCCCTGCTGCTGATGGCCGTGGGATCGACCATGCTGACCATCCCCATGGTCACGCCCAAGCTGCGGCAGCTGGTGGGTCTGTCGAAGAAGGCCGGCTAG
- a CDS encoding glycoside hydrolase family 9 protein, with translation MRSTSLRTGSRRRTLAAASALLALAPVATAQTTSMPALRLNQVGFETTGPKAATLVDTRTTPLPWTISDASGWVVLTGETTVVGQDPTSGDHAHVLRFEALRTAGAYSLSAGDHTRRIQIADTPFATLKRDALVFFYENRSGIPIEAAHVARPDLARPAGHAPDRATCLSGTDTRGNVWPGCDYTLDVSGGWYDAGDHGKYVVNGGISTWTLLNAWERASLRGLADPYPDGAADIPESGNGVSDLLDEARWEVEFLMRMQVPVGARLQVPVGLFTRDQPLTFTEIDAGGLVHHKVHDVKWTGLPMAPADDPEARFLYAPNTAATLNMVAVAAQAARLWRTIDPAFAERALTAARRGLAAAKRHPNLYAVGDFNGGGNYGDDALDDELYWATAELFVTTGDPALLDDLRASPFFLSAPTAGPRPTGDIGWNSVGALGTIALAQAADRLPEAEREAARQSLITTARAYLADAQGQGYGHPFTGPDYSWGSNGNLMNRAMVLGLAHDFTGEAGFRNGVTAALDYLLGRNPLDQSYVTGHGDRPMRNPHHRFWAHSADPAYPAPPAGVLSGGPNNTAMSDPVAETMRGQCLPQTCWRDDIAAFTQNEVAINWNAPFVWVTAFLSPT, from the coding sequence GTGCGCTCTACCAGCCTCAGGACCGGCTCGCGTCGCCGGACCCTTGCCGCAGCCTCGGCTCTTCTGGCCCTGGCACCCGTCGCCACGGCCCAGACGACCTCGATGCCGGCGCTGCGGCTGAACCAGGTCGGGTTCGAGACGACCGGGCCCAAGGCGGCAACCCTGGTCGATACCCGGACCACCCCCCTGCCATGGACGATCTCCGACGCGTCCGGCTGGGTCGTCCTGACGGGCGAAACGACGGTCGTCGGACAGGACCCGACCTCGGGCGATCACGCCCACGTCCTGCGCTTCGAGGCCCTGCGGACGGCCGGCGCCTACAGCCTGTCTGCGGGGGATCACACCCGTCGAATCCAAATCGCCGACACGCCCTTCGCGACGCTCAAGCGCGATGCCCTGGTGTTCTTCTACGAGAACCGCAGCGGCATTCCGATCGAGGCGGCCCATGTGGCTCGGCCCGACCTGGCCCGGCCGGCCGGCCACGCGCCCGACCGGGCCACCTGTCTTTCCGGCACCGATACGCGCGGCAACGTCTGGCCCGGCTGCGACTACACCCTCGACGTCAGCGGCGGCTGGTACGATGCGGGGGATCACGGCAAGTACGTCGTCAACGGCGGCATCTCGACCTGGACCCTGCTGAACGCCTGGGAGCGGGCGAGCCTCCGGGGGCTCGCCGACCCCTACCCCGACGGGGCGGCCGACATTCCCGAGTCCGGCAACGGCGTCTCCGACCTGCTGGACGAGGCGCGCTGGGAGGTCGAGTTCCTGATGCGGATGCAGGTGCCGGTGGGCGCCCGGCTGCAGGTGCCGGTGGGGCTGTTCACCCGCGACCAGCCGCTGACCTTCACCGAGATCGACGCCGGCGGGCTGGTGCATCACAAGGTCCACGACGTCAAATGGACGGGCCTGCCGATGGCTCCGGCCGACGATCCCGAGGCGCGTTTCCTGTATGCTCCGAACACGGCGGCGACCCTGAACATGGTGGCGGTCGCGGCCCAGGCCGCGCGGCTTTGGAGGACGATCGATCCCGCCTTCGCCGAGCGCGCCTTGACGGCCGCCCGACGGGGCCTCGCGGCGGCCAAGCGCCACCCGAACCTCTATGCGGTCGGCGATTTCAACGGCGGCGGCAACTACGGCGACGACGCCCTGGACGACGAGCTCTACTGGGCCACGGCGGAGCTGTTCGTGACCACGGGCGATCCGGCCCTGCTGGACGATCTCAGGGCCTCGCCCTTCTTCCTTTCCGCCCCGACGGCAGGCCCGCGGCCCACCGGCGACATCGGCTGGAACAGCGTCGGGGCCCTCGGCACCATCGCCCTGGCTCAGGCCGCCGATCGCCTGCCGGAGGCCGAGCGCGAGGCGGCGCGGCAGTCGCTGATCACCACCGCGCGGGCCTATCTCGCCGACGCGCAGGGCCAGGGCTACGGCCACCCCTTCACCGGCCCTGACTACAGCTGGGGGTCGAACGGCAATCTGATGAACCGCGCCATGGTGCTGGGTCTGGCCCATGACTTTACCGGAGAGGCCGGCTTCCGTAACGGCGTGACCGCCGCTCTCGACTATCTCCTGGGCCGCAATCCGCTGGACCAGTCCTATGTCACCGGCCACGGCGATCGGCCGATGCGGAACCCGCACCACCGGTTCTGGGCCCATTCGGCCGATCCGGCCTACCCTGCCCCGCCCGCCGGCGTCCTGTCCGGCGGTCCGAACAACACGGCCATGAGCGATCCGGTGGCCGAGACGATGCGCGGCCAATGCCTGCCCCAGACCTGCTGGCGCGACGACATCGCGGCCTTCACCCAGAACGAGGTCGCCATCAACTGGAACGCCCCCTTCGTCTGGGTCACGGCCTTCCTGTCGCCGACCTAG
- a CDS encoding SMP-30/gluconolactonase/LRE family protein, protein MGLGQPELIWDVQAELGEGPVWSARERCVWFVDIKGRKLHRYGVDDGSKVSFDAPDQIGFALPAEDGSLVCGVRTGLHRFDPATGTFTFVMAVEPDRPQNRLNDGFVAPDGSLWFGSMDDSEATLSGALYRYHAGEITRHDDGYCVTNGPALSPDGRTLYHHDTIEKRVYAFDHADGVLSNRRLFAETEEGFADGPSVDADGVLHVGLFNGWGVARFSPSGARIGKIDLPVMTVTKAAFGGDDLKTLYCTTAWLGNGDKRGEQPTLGGLYRVAVDRPGLAPSLFRW, encoded by the coding sequence ATGGGTTTGGGGCAACCGGAGCTGATCTGGGACGTGCAGGCCGAACTGGGCGAAGGCCCGGTCTGGTCGGCGCGCGAGCGCTGCGTGTGGTTCGTGGACATCAAGGGCCGCAAGCTGCACCGCTATGGCGTGGATGACGGGTCGAAAGTCTCGTTCGACGCGCCGGACCAGATCGGCTTCGCCCTGCCGGCCGAGGATGGGTCGCTGGTCTGCGGCGTGCGGACCGGGCTGCACCGGTTCGACCCCGCGACCGGGACGTTCACCTTCGTCATGGCGGTCGAGCCGGACCGGCCGCAGAACCGGCTGAACGACGGATTCGTGGCCCCGGATGGATCGCTGTGGTTCGGCTCGATGGACGACAGCGAGGCGACGCTGTCGGGTGCACTCTACCGCTATCACGCCGGCGAGATCACCCGGCACGACGACGGCTACTGCGTCACCAATGGTCCGGCCCTGAGTCCGGACGGGCGCACGTTGTACCACCACGACACCATCGAAAAGCGCGTCTATGCCTTCGACCATGCCGACGGCGTGCTGAGCAATCGGCGGCTGTTCGCCGAGACGGAGGAAGGTTTCGCCGACGGTCCCAGCGTCGATGCCGACGGCGTGCTGCACGTCGGCCTGTTCAACGGCTGGGGCGTGGCCCGCTTCAGCCCAAGCGGGGCGCGGATCGGCAAGATCGACCTGCCGGTCATGACCGTGACCAAGGCGGCCTTCGGCGGCGACGACCTGAAGACACTCTACTGCACCACAGCCTGGCTGGGGAACGGCGACAAGCGCGGCGAACAGCCGACCCTGGGCGGGCTGTACCGCGTGGCCGTGGATCGGCCAGGTCTGGCTCCGTCGCTGTTCCGATGGTGA
- a CDS encoding aldose 1-epimerase: MVIALSAGDWTAAVFPEFGGSIGRLDWRGRAVFRPSPAEPSGPLETGCFPLVPFVNRIDQGRFRWQGREIDLGATPGFEPHALHGQGWRAQWTVVDRDAGSVRLALNEKAGLWPWAWRAEQTIALDEDGLRIDLSLSNEDQTPMPAGVGLHPYFATAAEDVVRLTAPSVWVGESLIPERRVPAAEVTDWAEGVARSAVPFVDNAYEDWSGVAEVIGSDRTVRLSSPASRLHVFAPLGEAFVALEPVTHRPDALNVAAPEAEGLVVLEPGETMSLSLRVTAADTRATLGD; the protein is encoded by the coding sequence ATGGTGATCGCGCTTTCGGCCGGGGACTGGACCGCCGCGGTCTTTCCCGAATTCGGCGGGTCGATCGGGCGGCTGGACTGGCGCGGCCGGGCGGTGTTTCGGCCTTCGCCGGCGGAACCGAGCGGCCCTCTGGAAACAGGGTGTTTTCCGCTGGTGCCCTTCGTCAACCGCATCGACCAGGGCCGCTTCCGTTGGCAGGGGCGCGAGATCGATCTGGGAGCGACGCCGGGGTTCGAGCCGCACGCGCTGCATGGTCAAGGATGGCGCGCGCAATGGACGGTGGTCGATCGGGACGCGGGCTCCGTGCGGCTGGCGTTGAACGAGAAGGCAGGGCTTTGGCCCTGGGCGTGGCGGGCTGAACAGACCATCGCCCTGGACGAGGACGGTCTTCGGATCGACCTGTCCCTGAGCAACGAAGATCAGACGCCCATGCCGGCCGGGGTGGGGCTGCATCCCTATTTCGCGACGGCGGCCGAGGACGTCGTGCGGCTGACGGCGCCCTCGGTGTGGGTCGGTGAAAGCCTGATCCCGGAGCGGCGGGTGCCCGCGGCCGAGGTGACGGACTGGGCTGAGGGCGTCGCACGCTCGGCCGTGCCCTTCGTCGACAATGCCTATGAGGACTGGTCCGGGGTGGCCGAGGTGATCGGGTCGGACCGGACGGTGCGCCTGTCCAGCCCGGCGTCGCGTCTGCATGTCTTCGCGCCGCTCGGCGAGGCCTTCGTAGCCCTGGAGCCGGTGACCCATCGCCCCGACGCGCTGAACGTGGCGGCCCCGGAGGCCGAGGGTCTGGTCGTCCTGGAGCCGGGCGAGACGATGAGCCTGTCCTTGCGCGTGACGGCCGCCGACACGCGTGCCACCTTGGGCGACTGA
- a CDS encoding MFS transporter: MSVSSAVGRTRVGPGFIAAYTLAQVGAFIGFVPLLGVLLPLKAGAVGADSAALLLSQAAVLGAATAALSHFIFGALSDRTRTRWGRRKPWILFGAGLTALSYGGVYLAQTGWQLICALIAFQIFFNMMFAPLQSIFADRVPDGQKGLVSAFVGVAYPAANLFAALVIAVALSDSGSRYLMVAAAMLCLVLPVLFWSLREVGVYPAKRDASGPLFSALSKKDFLRAFGSRLLIQTAIALNALYLLVYLQGPSDIGSALPGVRPEAVLGVLLAVATGVALLAGFATGLASDRWGGRKFYVASGGLLIAAGMAILALAPDWPGPLVGEIVYGLGLGIFTTADAALIAQVLPNRMTVGRDMGIMNVAVTLPQVAAPLAGILLLHGVGWSLPTVFGLSAALAVAGAVLVLRIERRL; encoded by the coding sequence ATGAGCGTATCCAGCGCGGTCGGTCGGACGCGGGTGGGGCCTGGCTTCATCGCGGCCTATACCCTGGCCCAGGTCGGGGCCTTCATCGGCTTCGTCCCGCTGCTCGGCGTGCTGCTGCCGCTGAAGGCGGGGGCCGTCGGCGCGGATTCGGCCGCCCTGCTGCTGAGCCAGGCCGCCGTGCTGGGTGCGGCGACGGCTGCGCTGTCCCACTTCATCTTTGGCGCGCTGAGCGATCGGACCCGTACGCGGTGGGGCCGGCGCAAGCCCTGGATCCTGTTCGGCGCCGGCCTGACCGCGCTCAGCTATGGGGGCGTCTATCTGGCTCAGACCGGATGGCAGCTGATCTGCGCCCTCATCGCGTTCCAGATCTTCTTCAACATGATGTTCGCGCCGCTTCAGTCGATCTTCGCGGACCGTGTGCCGGACGGTCAGAAAGGACTGGTCTCCGCCTTCGTCGGCGTGGCCTATCCGGCGGCCAATCTGTTCGCGGCGCTGGTGATCGCCGTGGCGCTCAGCGATTCGGGAAGCCGCTATCTGATGGTGGCCGCGGCGATGCTGTGCCTGGTGCTTCCCGTCCTGTTCTGGTCGCTGCGCGAGGTCGGCGTCTATCCGGCCAAGCGCGACGCGTCCGGCCCCCTGTTCTCGGCGCTGAGCAAGAAGGACTTTCTCAGGGCCTTCGGCTCACGGCTGCTGATTCAGACGGCGATCGCCCTGAATGCTCTCTACCTGCTCGTCTATCTCCAGGGGCCGAGCGACATCGGTTCCGCCTTGCCGGGCGTGCGTCCCGAGGCCGTCCTTGGCGTGCTGCTGGCCGTCGCGACCGGGGTGGCGCTGCTGGCAGGGTTCGCGACCGGTCTGGCATCGGATCGATGGGGCGGCCGAAAGTTCTATGTCGCCTCCGGCGGCCTGCTGATCGCGGCCGGTATGGCGATCCTGGCCCTGGCCCCCGACTGGCCCGGGCCCCTGGTGGGGGAGATCGTCTATGGTCTGGGCCTCGGCATCTTCACCACGGCGGACGCGGCTCTGATCGCGCAGGTCCTGCCCAACCGGATGACGGTGGGGCGCGACATGGGGATCATGAACGTCGCGGTGACCCTGCCCCAGGTCGCGGCCCCCCTGGCGGGCATCCTGCTGCTGCACGGTGTCGGCTGGAGCCTGCCGACCGTCTTCGGCCTGTCCGCCGCCCTCGCGGTGGCCGGGGCCGTCCTGGTCCTGCGCATCGAGCGCCGGCTGTGA
- a CDS encoding LacI family DNA-binding transcriptional regulator, whose product MEQRVARRRGGGKTIIDVARLAGVSPMTVSRVVNGEVNVRDATRHRVTEAIRTLGYSPNPAARSLASAGSLRIGLLYSNPSAAYLSEFLLGSLDQCSRSAIQLIVEKCDAEDSEQAAVDHMVVSGVDGVILPPPLCDSRAIVSGLAAAGIPTVVVATGRPLASASAIRIDDHTAAALMTRHLIAKGHSRIGFVRGHPNQTASELRYDGYVAALAEAGLPVDAALVVQGYFTYHSGLEAADALLDLADRPTAIFASNDDMAAAAVAVAHRRGMDVPGDLTVCGFDDTALATTLWPELTTIRQPVAEMSRRAVLLLLENIRRKAEGKPTPSVIEVMDFTLVQRQSDGPPVGVTHGVRSDQRLGTTASAS is encoded by the coding sequence TTGGAGCAACGAGTCGCCCGACGGCGTGGCGGGGGCAAGACGATCATCGATGTGGCTCGGCTGGCCGGCGTCTCACCGATGACGGTCTCGCGCGTCGTCAATGGCGAGGTCAACGTGCGGGACGCCACCCGCCATCGGGTCACCGAGGCGATCCGAACCCTCGGCTATTCCCCCAATCCCGCCGCGCGCAGCCTGGCCAGCGCCGGTTCCCTCAGGATCGGCCTGCTCTACAGCAACCCGAGCGCCGCCTATCTGAGCGAATTCCTGCTGGGCAGCCTGGACCAGTGCAGCCGCAGCGCGATCCAGTTGATCGTCGAGAAATGCGATGCCGAGGACAGCGAACAGGCCGCCGTCGATCATATGGTCGTCTCCGGGGTCGATGGCGTGATCCTGCCGCCGCCCCTGTGCGACTCGCGCGCGATCGTCAGCGGCCTGGCCGCCGCCGGTATCCCGACCGTGGTGGTGGCGACCGGCCGTCCCCTGGCGTCCGCCTCCGCCATTCGCATCGACGATCACACGGCCGCCGCATTGATGACCCGTCACCTGATCGCCAAGGGTCACTCCCGGATCGGCTTCGTCCGGGGCCATCCGAACCAGACCGCGAGCGAGCTGCGCTATGACGGCTATGTCGCCGCCCTGGCCGAAGCCGGCCTGCCAGTGGATGCCGCGCTCGTCGTCCAGGGCTACTTCACCTACCACTCGGGCCTGGAGGCCGCCGACGCCCTGCTGGATCTCGCCGACCGTCCGACCGCCATCTTCGCCAGCAACGACGACATGGCGGCGGCGGCCGTGGCGGTGGCGCACCGTCGGGGCATGGACGTGCCCGGCGACCTGACGGTCTGCGGCTTCGACGACACGGCCTTGGCCACAACCCTGTGGCCGGAGTTGACGACCATCCGGCAGCCGGTCGCCGAGATGTCGCGTCGGGCCGTGCTGCTTCTGCTAGAAAACATACGCCGAAAGGCCGAAGGCAAGCCCACGCCATCGGTCATCGAGGTGATGGATTTCACCCTCGTCCAGCGCCAATCCGACGGGCCGCCGGTTGGGGTGACGCACGGCGTGCGCTCGGACCAGCGACTGGGGACCACCGCGTCCGCCTCCTGA